CAGAAGAAAGGGAACACGCCAGCCCCAAGTTTTAAATGAGTCTTCTCCAATGGAAAGACGTGTGGCAAGAATCACTCCGAGCGAAACGAACAACCCCAGAGTCGCGGTTGTTTGAATGAAGCTCGTGTAAAATCCTCTTTTTCCGTCGGGACTGTGTTCGGCGACGTAGGTGGCAGCACCGCCGTACTCCCCTCCCAACGCAAGACCTTGTAATAACCGCAGAACAAGCAATAGGACTGGAGCTAATACGCCGATACTTTCGTAACTTGGTAAAAGACCGATGGCTGTTGTTGCAAGCCCCATAATAAGCAACGTCACCATGAAAGCGTATTTGCGCCCGACGACATCACCAACACGGCCGAACACCAGGGCTCCAAACGGACGGACAATAAATCCCGTGGCAAACGTCGCGAGTGTTCCTAAAAGTGCCGCCGTCTCATGTCCTTTCGGGAAAAATTGCGCGGAGATGATCGTCGCCAAACTTCCGAAAATATAAAAGTCATACCACTCAATCAGAGTTCCAGCGCTAGAGGCCGCTATGACTTTCCAAATATTTCGTTTCTCTGTTGTCGAAATCGTTGCGTCGGCTGATGCAGCCATAAACCCCTCCCTTTGGATAGCTCCATTTTTGAGAAGGGGTTGATTGAGAACAAATGATTTTGTATGGATGGCTTAAATTTAATTAAGCCCCTGTGAACTCACAAAATTATTGGAAAACCATTTCGCAGCGAATAGAACTAGACACTTCCGGCTTCTTCACCGCAGGAGCTGAAGTTTCACCTGTCATCATTACTTTGAGCTCTGACCAGCCAAGCTTGATCAAATCTCTGTGAGATATTTTTTCTTCCAGCACGAGACGCTTGTACATCAGTGTCGGATTGGATCGCGCAAAGGTCTTCATCAAAGATGTCACGGACATATTGCTTCCTGCATCCGACAAAAGTTTATTCACGATCACAATACCGCGGTTCAGACTGATAAACTCGTAAGGAAGTTTTAAGCCCTGGTCCATCGCCCACGCTGTCCAGTGTTCCAGTGAGGCGTTCTTTTCCTGACCAGACACGATAAGTTTCAGACGTTCTTTCACCAAAGTTTTAAACTGTGTTTCATTCACGGTGTTCTGAGAGCGATTGCTGATCTTCCAGAAGGCTCTGGAAATTAAATCCGCATTATTCAACTCTGTTCCTGCTCCTAGCACCATCACTTGGCGCTGCAAATCAGCAGAAAGGATTCCGCCCATGCCGTAATCCAAAATATTCACATAGATCTTAGGTTCGGTAACGCGAATCATGAAATTACCCTGGTGAAGATCGGAATGATAAAATCCACCGCCAAAAAGAACTTCATAGGCCCAGACTTTGCTCATCTCTTCAACCACACTGCGCTTCAAAGTCGGAATCGTTTCAGAGTATGTCGCGGCTTCTTTATCAAGTTTTTTCCCGATCACCATTTCTTGAACCATGAACTTTGACGGTCCTTTCGAATCGTAAATTTCTGGTACATGAAATTGGATATAATTTTTGTATTCAGGAGACTTCAAAAATCCTGTTTTTTCATAGCGAGTTTTCGCAAGCTTCTGTCTTTGGATTGTGTCTTCCTGGCTGAGTTCTGCCGTCACAGTCGCCGTGATATCTTCGACGACAGGGCCTAGTTTTGGTGCCCCTGTTTTTCTGAATTCAGGATTGTTATCTAAAATTTCCGCCACCGCTGTCAGGATTTTACGATCCTCTTCCACGCGATCTGAAATACCTGGCTTAATAAAACGCACAACAACATCGTGCCTTTGACCGTCTACCAATATTTTCGCACGATGAACTTGAGCCATTGTTCCAACGCCCAGAGGTTTTCTTTCAAAGTAAGTGAATTTATAATTATTCTTTTCATGTTTTAGGATTTCATCCACCTGCACCCAAGGGACAGGTCTTACGGAGTTTTCCAGTCCACGGAAAACTTCCAGCATCTCAGGGCTCAAGTCTGCCTGGCGTGCCACAACTTGCAAAAGTTTTTGCAATTGAGGTCCGCTGTTTTGCACCATCAACTCAAACTTTTTAATATCACTAAGATTTAGATCTCCACCCAAATAAGAAGACACAATCAGTTTTTTAGATGCAGGACTTAGACGGGAGAAATACTCACTAAACATCGTCTGCATAAAAATACGCATGGTCGCATCTTGCTGTTGGGCAAAACTCGACTGCGCCATTTTTTCACCGACGCGATCTAGTTCTTTCATGCGATCGCTCAGAATGGCGTCACTTTCATTTAAAGCCCATTTTTCTGCCATCTTCTGTGCATCTGGGTTTTGCAAAAGAGCCATCGCCTGCGCACCCAAGAGTTCCATTTGGCCTTTACCTGCGGCTTTGTCTTCTACAGAGGATTTAAGTTGATTGGTTTGCCATTCGATATATTCCTCAATTTGACGTTGCACACGAGGACTGTCAGAAACAAAAGTTTTTAATGCTTGAGGGCCTGCTTTTTCAATAAGCTCCATATCCAAAGCAACGCTTTGAGTGTTGGGCCATTCTCCTCGGAACTGCGTTAAGAATTCATTGAAGTTTTTTACCTTGATCGTCTTGGCTTCCAGCTCATAGACACCTCTAAAATAATTCTTCGCGCGAGCAAGAATCTCTTCTTTTTGCGCCTCACCTTCACCTTGAGCCATCAGCGCATAAGTCAAAGCCAGTCTTTGCTCGAAAGACAGATAGAGTCCCGTCGTCGCGGGAGCGGCGGCCCAAGCAAACTTGAATACAAAAACGCAACCGATTAACAAGAATTTGAGCTGTCTCAACATGATACACCCTTTGGAAGTTAGACTTCTTAAGGGATTTCATGCATTCCCTAGGCCCACCAGAGGAAAAATTTAGGAGAGCTTAGGTGAATAAGAACTCAACACCCTGCTTAGAAGTGTCATTTGTGAGGAGGGCTTGGTTGTGGTGTTTCTTGGTAGAACAGCTACTCGTGGTTAATAAACAGCTCTACCATCCTTGAGTGGCCTTCCTGACGAGCATCGTGCTCGTCAGGGGATATAAAAGGGGGAGGATTTTCTTGTTGGAAGAAAG
This region of Bdellovibrio sp. BCCA genomic DNA includes:
- a CDS encoding AarF/UbiB family protein, with the translated sequence MLRQLKFLLIGCVFVFKFAWAAAPATTGLYLSFEQRLALTYALMAQGEGEAQKEEILARAKNYFRGVYELEAKTIKVKNFNEFLTQFRGEWPNTQSVALDMELIEKAGPQALKTFVSDSPRVQRQIEEYIEWQTNQLKSSVEDKAAGKGQMELLGAQAMALLQNPDAQKMAEKWALNESDAILSDRMKELDRVGEKMAQSSFAQQQDATMRIFMQTMFSEYFSRLSPASKKLIVSSYLGGDLNLSDIKKFELMVQNSGPQLQKLLQVVARQADLSPEMLEVFRGLENSVRPVPWVQVDEILKHEKNNYKFTYFERKPLGVGTMAQVHRAKILVDGQRHDVVVRFIKPGISDRVEEDRKILTAVAEILDNNPEFRKTGAPKLGPVVEDITATVTAELSQEDTIQRQKLAKTRYEKTGFLKSPEYKNYIQFHVPEIYDSKGPSKFMVQEMVIGKKLDKEAATYSETIPTLKRSVVEEMSKVWAYEVLFGGGFYHSDLHQGNFMIRVTEPKIYVNILDYGMGGILSADLQRQVMVLGAGTELNNADLISRAFWKISNRSQNTVNETQFKTLVKERLKLIVSGQEKNASLEHWTAWAMDQGLKLPYEFISLNRGIVIVNKLLSDAGSNMSVTSLMKTFARSNPTLMYKRLVLEEKISHRDLIKLGWSELKVMMTGETSAPAVKKPEVSSSIRCEMVFQ